A single region of the Acidimicrobiales bacterium genome encodes:
- a CDS encoding acyl-CoA carboxylase subunit beta — MADHTMSERLDGLNERRESAIHAGPERAVQRQHDKGKMLARERIEYLLDPGSFHELDMLARHRAHESGIEERPYTDGVITGWGTIDGRKVFLFSQDFTVFGGALGEVFAEKIHKVMDLALSVGAPFVGLNDGAGARIQEGVVSLDGYGGIFWRNVQASGVIPQISVVLGPCAGGAVYSPAMTDFIFMVREKSHMFITGPDVVKTVTGEEVTLEELGGAGSHSTKSGVATFVCEDEHEVLDEVKALLAQLPSNNLEEAPLVETDDPGDRLCPELNDLMPDSANVPYDMRTVIETVLDDGYFLEYHSAWAGNIVCGFGRLDGRSVGVVGNQPMHFAGVLDIEASEKAARFVRTCDAFNVPIITFVDVPGFLPGVDQEYGGIIRHGAKLLYAYCEATVPRIQVITRKAYGGAYVVMDSKSVGSDLSLAWPSAELAVMGPQGAVEIVHRRELQDAADPDTRRAELIDEYTEKFANPYVAAERGYVDDVIDPADTRVKLVAGLRMLVTKQEESPRRKHGNVPL, encoded by the coding sequence ATGGCCGATCACACGATGTCCGAACGTCTCGACGGTTTGAACGAACGCCGCGAGTCGGCGATCCACGCCGGCCCCGAGCGGGCCGTTCAGCGCCAGCACGACAAGGGCAAGATGTTGGCCCGCGAGCGGATCGAGTACCTGCTTGACCCGGGGTCCTTCCACGAGCTCGACATGCTGGCCCGCCATCGGGCGCATGAGAGCGGCATCGAGGAGCGGCCCTACACCGACGGGGTGATTACCGGGTGGGGCACCATCGACGGCCGCAAAGTCTTCCTGTTCTCCCAGGATTTTACGGTGTTCGGCGGGGCGCTCGGCGAGGTGTTCGCCGAGAAGATCCACAAGGTCATGGACCTGGCACTCAGCGTCGGCGCGCCGTTCGTCGGCCTCAACGACGGGGCTGGGGCCCGTATCCAGGAGGGCGTGGTAAGCCTCGACGGTTACGGCGGGATCTTCTGGCGAAACGTCCAGGCCTCGGGGGTCATCCCGCAGATCAGCGTGGTCCTCGGCCCGTGCGCCGGAGGAGCCGTGTATAGCCCGGCCATGACTGACTTCATCTTCATGGTCCGTGAGAAGTCCCACATGTTCATCACCGGTCCCGACGTGGTCAAGACGGTCACCGGCGAGGAGGTCACCCTCGAGGAACTTGGGGGTGCCGGCAGTCACTCGACGAAGTCCGGCGTGGCCACCTTCGTGTGTGAAGACGAACATGAAGTGCTCGACGAGGTCAAGGCCCTACTGGCCCAACTGCCGTCCAATAACCTCGAGGAGGCCCCGCTCGTCGAGACTGATGACCCCGGTGACCGCCTGTGTCCCGAGCTGAACGACCTCATGCCGGACAGCGCCAACGTCCCCTACGACATGCGGACCGTTATTGAGACGGTGCTCGACGACGGCTACTTCCTCGAGTACCACTCGGCCTGGGCCGGCAACATCGTGTGCGGCTTCGGGCGACTCGACGGTCGCAGCGTCGGCGTGGTGGGAAACCAGCCCATGCATTTCGCCGGGGTGCTCGATATCGAGGCCTCAGAGAAGGCGGCCCGATTCGTTCGCACGTGTGACGCGTTCAACGTGCCGATCATCACCTTCGTAGACGTACCCGGCTTCCTCCCCGGGGTCGATCAGGAGTACGGAGGAATCATTCGCCACGGGGCCAAGTTGCTCTACGCCTACTGCGAGGCCACCGTGCCCCGCATCCAGGTCATCACCCGCAAGGCCTACGGCGGCGCCTACGTGGTCATGGACTCCAAGTCAGTGGGTTCGGACCTGTCGCTGGCCTGGCCGAGTGCCGAGCTGGCTGTCATGGGCCCGCAGGGAGCCGTGGAGATCGTCCACCGCCGGGAACTCCAGGATGCCGCCGACCCCGACACCCGCCGGGCTGAGCTCATTGACGAGTACACGGAGAAGTTCGCCAATCCATACGTGGCCGCGGAACGGGGTTACGTAGACGACGTGATCGACCCGGCCGACACTCGGGTCAAGCTGGTGGCCGGACTCCGGATGTTGGTGACCAAACAGGAGGAGTCTCCTCGCCGCAAGCACGGAAACGTGCCCCTCTAG
- a CDS encoding TIGR00730 family Rossman fold protein: MALDNDATTTTGRPPSGRRALGVFCGSRSGTDDSATDLARELGGAMAATGIDLVYGGSRIGVMGALAEAVLDAGGRIIGVIPSGLFGDEMPHCRLTERIEVADMHERKRIMYARSDAFCCLPGGYGTLEELFEAATWTQLGLHDRHKPVALLDGGAPGSPGYWSLLEAFLDAMVDAGYAKPENRGIVKRVETVAEVLSLLD; this comes from the coding sequence ATGGCCCTCGACAATGACGCCACGACGACAACCGGTAGGCCCCCATCTGGGAGGCGAGCTCTCGGCGTTTTCTGCGGTTCCCGTTCCGGCACCGACGACTCGGCGACCGACCTCGCCCGAGAGCTGGGTGGGGCCATGGCCGCAACCGGAATCGACCTCGTCTACGGGGGTTCGCGGATTGGGGTGATGGGTGCGTTGGCCGAGGCCGTGTTGGATGCCGGTGGCCGGATCATCGGTGTGATCCCGTCGGGCCTGTTCGGCGATGAGATGCCACATTGTCGCCTCACCGAGCGCATCGAGGTGGCGGACATGCATGAGCGAAAGCGCATCATGTACGCCCGATCCGACGCTTTCTGCTGCCTGCCCGGCGGGTACGGCACCCTCGAGGAGTTGTTCGAAGCAGCCACCTGGACCCAGCTGGGCCTCCACGATCGGCACAAGCCGGTTGCCCTGTTAGACGGAGGCGCACCCGGATCACCCGGCTACTGGTCCCTCCTCGAGGCGTTCCTGGACGCCATGGTGGATGCGGGTTACGCAAAGCCTGAGAACCGCGGCATCGTCAAGCGGGTGGAAACGGTGGCCGAGGTTCTCTCGCTGCTGGACTGA
- a CDS encoding 5'-3' exonuclease H3TH domain-containing protein, translating to MNDPGRIPVVHLVDGTYELFRYHFAVPSHITTEGVEVAATRGVLGSMLGLLADGATHVGVATDRVVESFRNDLFDGYKTGEGTPPELFAQFPLLEAVLEAAGFTVFAMVAHEADDAMGAAAVRAGADPRVSAVHICTPDKDLAQVVDDAAGIAQLDRRREVLYDQAGVVEKFGVEPTSIPDWLALVGDTADGIPGLPGWGAKSSSVVLARYGHLESIPADAEDWDVTVRSAAKLAATLVERRDDAELYRHLATLDLDAPVMDDVEDLRWTGPADHLEAVCAHIDAPRVAERARRLAAERT from the coding sequence GTGAACGATCCCGGCCGCATCCCGGTCGTCCATCTCGTAGACGGCACCTACGAGCTCTTCCGGTACCACTTCGCCGTGCCGTCCCACATAACGACCGAGGGCGTCGAGGTAGCGGCCACCCGGGGGGTGCTGGGATCGATGCTTGGTCTGCTGGCTGACGGCGCTACTCACGTGGGAGTGGCGACCGACCGGGTGGTCGAGTCGTTCCGCAACGACCTGTTCGACGGCTACAAGACGGGCGAGGGAACGCCTCCCGAGCTGTTTGCTCAGTTCCCGCTATTGGAGGCTGTGCTGGAGGCGGCGGGCTTCACTGTCTTCGCCATGGTGGCTCACGAGGCCGACGACGCGATGGGTGCCGCGGCGGTACGGGCCGGCGCCGACCCTCGGGTCAGTGCCGTGCACATCTGCACGCCGGACAAGGACCTCGCCCAGGTGGTTGACGATGCGGCGGGCATTGCCCAACTGGACCGTCGACGGGAGGTCCTCTACGACCAGGCGGGCGTCGTCGAAAAGTTCGGCGTCGAACCGACCTCGATACCCGACTGGCTGGCCCTGGTCGGCGATACCGCTGACGGCATCCCCGGTCTTCCTGGCTGGGGTGCCAAGTCCTCTTCGGTCGTGCTGGCCCGGTACGGCCACCTCGAATCGATCCCGGCTGACGCCGAGGACTGGGATGTCACGGTGCGGAGCGCCGCCAAGCTGGCTGCCACGTTGGTCGAGCGGCGCGACGACGCCGAGCTCTACCGGCATCTGGCCACCCTGGACCTCGATGCCCCGGTCATGGACGACGTGGAGGACCTCCGGTGGACCGGCCCAGCCGACCACCTTGAGGCGGTGTGCGCCCACATCGACGCCCCCCGTGTTGCCGAACGGGCCCGTCGGCTGGCCGCCGAACGCACCTGA
- the mce gene encoding methylmalonyl-CoA epimerase, producing MLLTQIDHVAIAVHDLEAAIDYHQRAFGAEVHHREVVEIDGVEEALLKIGESYLQLTTGTRPGSAITTFLAKRGEGIHHVGYRVDDCAEALAAIVAAGGRAIDPEPRPGSRGTTVAFVHPKGSFGTLIELVQEGIQE from the coding sequence GTGCTGCTAACCCAGATCGACCATGTGGCCATTGCCGTTCATGACCTTGAGGCGGCCATCGACTACCACCAGCGGGCCTTCGGCGCCGAGGTCCACCACCGGGAGGTGGTCGAGATTGATGGTGTCGAGGAAGCGCTCCTCAAGATCGGCGAGTCCTATCTCCAACTAACCACTGGGACCCGACCCGGTTCGGCCATCACCACATTCTTGGCCAAGCGGGGTGAGGGCATCCACCATGTCGGCTACCGGGTGGACGACTGCGCTGAGGCGTTGGCTGCCATCGTGGCCGCCGGCGGCCGCGCAATCGATCCTGAACCCCGACCGGGGTCCCGAGGAACGACAGTGGCCTTCGTCCATCCCAAGGGATCGTTCGGCACCCTGATCGAACTGGTCCAGGAAGGGATTCAGGAGTAG
- the recR gene encoding recombination mediator RecR — protein sequence MYADAVQAVIDELGRLPGVGPKSAQRLAFHLMKLSVEDTTRLTVAIDEMKDRVRFCDRCFNIAEAELCPVCADDRRDGSILCVVEEPRDIVAVERTGEFGGRYHVLGGAISPIEGIGPDQLRIRELLARLDSEGVAEVILATNPNIEGEATAMYLARLVGPLGLVVTKIASGLPVGGDLEYADELTLGRALEGRRRLDGV from the coding sequence GTGTACGCAGATGCCGTCCAGGCGGTGATCGACGAGTTGGGACGTCTGCCCGGCGTCGGACCCAAGTCGGCTCAACGTCTGGCCTTCCACCTGATGAAGCTCTCGGTCGAGGACACCACCCGACTCACGGTGGCCATCGACGAGATGAAGGATCGGGTGCGATTTTGTGATCGGTGCTTCAACATCGCTGAGGCTGAACTCTGCCCGGTGTGCGCGGACGATCGCCGCGACGGATCGATCTTGTGCGTGGTCGAGGAGCCTCGGGACATCGTTGCCGTGGAACGAACGGGCGAGTTCGGTGGTCGTTACCACGTACTCGGCGGAGCCATCAGCCCCATCGAGGGGATCGGCCCCGACCAGCTTCGGATCCGGGAACTGCTGGCCAGGCTGGACTCGGAGGGCGTAGCTGAGGTGATCCTGGCCACTAACCCGAACATCGAAGGGGAGGCCACCGCGATGTACCTGGCCCGTCTCGTGGGGCCATTGGGCTTGGTGGTCACCAAGATCGCCAGTGGGCTGCCAGTGGGGGGCGATCTGGAGTACGCCGACGAACTCACGTTGGGCCGGGCGCTTGAGGGTCGTCGTCGGCTGGACGGGGTTTGA
- the dnaX gene encoding DNA polymerase III subunit gamma/tau has product MAYTSLYRRYRPQRFAEMRGQEHVVAALRNAVAGERVLHAYLLSGPRGTGKTTAARILAKALNCTQPEAGEPCCACASCEAVNAGTSFDLHELDAASNNKVDDMRELLAKVALGTPGRTKVYLLDEVHMLTSGAENALLKTLEEPPDHVVFVLATTEPHKVVETIRSRSQHLELNLLPAEQLEALARDVVADAGLDVDEAGISHAVRSGRGSARDTLSALDRVVAGGVTDDDSTTDALLAALAAGDAGAALGALAAGIARGREPRVTGEALLAALREAFLVSMGVPATQLAEADRVRAEAFAEQVTPVVITRSLEALGSALVAMRRSPDPRVDLEVALVRLTAGAATGAGAVPTTAQGADDASATIAALTRRIERLESTLESALKSTGGLPPETSAPTSGSASPPPPAPPGRPAPPEPPATPSLPPLPASRSVSGPAAEGRARLAEARPSASPPPPPTDEPAPVAAPAVASVGGGSVPPLEELAGAWAGDLLEQMSRKGRARFSAGRFIAVEDGTAVMGLPNEPHRKRCEDLRGELEAVLADRFQTTLSVRLVVDDGSSDGMPTGGKTATPEARTPQADDEVDLSALVDADAAEGSAVERLTEAFPGAALVEPD; this is encoded by the coding sequence GTGGCCTACACCTCCCTCTACCGCCGGTATCGACCGCAGCGGTTCGCTGAGATGCGGGGCCAGGAACACGTGGTGGCCGCCCTGCGAAATGCGGTGGCCGGGGAGCGGGTGCTACATGCCTATCTGCTGAGCGGGCCCCGAGGCACTGGGAAGACAACAGCTGCCCGGATCCTGGCCAAGGCACTGAACTGCACCCAGCCCGAGGCTGGTGAGCCGTGTTGTGCGTGTGCCTCTTGTGAGGCTGTGAACGCCGGGACGTCGTTCGACCTCCACGAGTTGGACGCTGCGTCCAACAACAAGGTCGATGACATGCGCGAACTGCTGGCCAAGGTGGCTTTGGGAACTCCGGGACGCACCAAGGTGTACCTGCTGGACGAGGTACACATGCTCACCTCGGGTGCCGAGAACGCACTCCTCAAGACCCTGGAGGAACCGCCCGACCACGTGGTGTTCGTACTGGCTACCACCGAACCCCACAAGGTGGTCGAGACCATCCGCAGTCGTTCCCAGCACCTCGAGTTGAACCTCCTCCCGGCCGAACAGCTCGAGGCACTGGCCCGTGACGTGGTGGCCGACGCCGGCCTCGACGTGGACGAAGCGGGTATCTCCCATGCCGTGCGTTCCGGGCGAGGCTCGGCGCGAGACACCTTGTCGGCACTGGACCGCGTGGTGGCGGGCGGGGTCACCGACGACGACAGCACCACCGATGCCCTGCTGGCTGCGCTGGCTGCCGGTGACGCTGGTGCGGCCCTCGGGGCACTCGCCGCAGGTATTGCACGGGGGCGAGAGCCCCGGGTCACCGGTGAGGCGCTGCTGGCGGCCCTCCGGGAGGCCTTCCTGGTCTCGATGGGGGTGCCGGCCACGCAGTTGGCCGAGGCCGACCGTGTTCGCGCCGAGGCGTTCGCCGAGCAGGTCACCCCGGTGGTCATTACCCGTTCGCTCGAAGCCCTCGGCTCGGCGCTAGTGGCCATGCGCCGTTCGCCGGACCCCCGGGTTGACTTGGAGGTGGCCCTTGTCCGTCTGACTGCCGGCGCGGCCACTGGCGCGGGCGCGGTTCCCACCACGGCCCAGGGAGCAGACGATGCTTCCGCGACCATCGCCGCTCTCACTCGTCGGATTGAACGGCTCGAGTCGACCCTGGAGTCGGCGCTGAAGTCGACAGGTGGGTTGCCGCCGGAGACCTCAGCGCCGACGTCAGGTTCTGCGTCGCCTCCACCCCCAGCACCCCCAGGACGACCTGCACCGCCAGAACCACCGGCAACTCCGTCTCTACCGCCTCTGCCGGCATCGCGATCGGTGTCGGGTCCGGCTGCTGAGGGACGGGCTCGGCTCGCTGAGGCGCGGCCGAGCGCGTCGCCCCCTCCTCCGCCCACCGATGAACCTGCCCCTGTCGCGGCTCCCGCCGTGGCCTCCGTGGGCGGCGGGTCTGTTCCACCCCTCGAGGAACTTGCTGGGGCATGGGCTGGCGACCTCCTTGAGCAGATGAGCCGTAAGGGTCGGGCACGCTTCTCCGCTGGCCGGTTCATCGCGGTTGAGGACGGCACCGCGGTGATGGGGCTACCCAACGAGCCACATCGGAAGCGCTGCGAGGACCTCCGTGGCGAGTTGGAGGCTGTTTTGGCGGACCGGTTCCAGACGACGCTTTCCGTCCGGCTGGTGGTCGATGACGGCTCTTCTGATGGGATGCCGACCGGTGGAAAGACGGCGACTCCTGAAGCCCGGACCCCCCAGGCTGATGATGAGGTCGACCTGTCCGCCCTTGTGGATGCGGACGCGGCTGAGGGTTCGGCCGTGGAACGACTCACCGAGGCGTTCCCGGGGGCTGCCCTGGTCGAGCCGGACTGA
- a CDS encoding nucleoside deaminase, with the protein MTSTKFESADQLHEWMGLALAEAEAAGTEGEVPIGAVVVIDGEVVSRRHNKREATGDPTAHAEVLALRDAAAHAGTWRLSEATLVVTMEPCPMCAGAAWAARVGHVVWGAANDDAGAMGSLYNLAADPRLNHEHLVTAGVRADECSALLVDFFTERR; encoded by the coding sequence ATGACCTCCACCAAGTTCGAATCCGCTGACCAGCTGCACGAGTGGATGGGCCTCGCCCTGGCCGAAGCCGAGGCGGCAGGGACCGAGGGCGAGGTGCCGATCGGTGCTGTGGTGGTGATCGACGGCGAGGTGGTGTCCCGACGACACAACAAACGTGAGGCCACAGGTGATCCGACGGCCCACGCCGAGGTCCTGGCGTTGCGGGACGCAGCGGCCCACGCCGGGACATGGCGCCTTTCCGAAGCCACTCTGGTAGTCACGATGGAACCCTGCCCGATGTGTGCCGGCGCGGCGTGGGCGGCCCGAGTCGGCCACGTGGTCTGGGGCGCAGCCAACGATGACGCCGGTGCTATGGGCAGCCTCTACAACCTCGCCGCCGACCCCCGACTGAACCACGAGCATCTGGTCACCGCCGGGGTACGGGCCGATGAGTGTTCGGCCCTGCTGGTGGACTTCTTCACCGAACGACGCTGA
- a CDS encoding TetR-like C-terminal domain-containing protein, which translates to MAARRGVTSEQVAEAALAMLDEAGRLEAVRPSAVADRLGIRSQSLYAHVDGTAGLRRLLALLCLDELAGLVTTAAVGRSGRDAVEAIVRTQLDHALAHPGRSEATVHPPGNDPELVASIERAGGPLQTVLTSLGLDTENRVHWVRLQLAITTGYAALVRDGRLTLSPEPSTTVDHLVGVLLDRLESVA; encoded by the coding sequence GTCAGAACAGGTGGCCGAGGCCGCACTGGCGATGCTGGACGAAGCTGGTCGTCTCGAAGCGGTTCGACCTTCTGCTGTGGCAGATCGACTGGGCATTCGCAGCCAGTCTCTCTACGCCCACGTAGACGGGACCGCTGGACTGCGTCGCCTGCTAGCACTGTTGTGCCTCGACGAGTTGGCTGGTCTGGTCACGACAGCGGCAGTTGGCCGCTCGGGACGAGACGCGGTCGAGGCCATTGTCCGAACGCAGTTGGACCACGCGTTGGCGCACCCGGGCCGGTCCGAGGCCACGGTCCACCCACCAGGCAACGATCCGGAACTGGTGGCGTCAATCGAACGGGCTGGCGGACCACTTCAGACCGTGCTGACCTCGCTAGGCCTTGATACCGAGAATCGAGTCCACTGGGTCCGTCTGCAACTAGCCATCACGACCGGGTACGCCGCACTAGTGCGCGACGGCCGACTGACCTTGTCGCCGGAACCGTCGACCACTGTCGACCATCTAGTGGGTGTGCTCCTTGACCGATTGGAAAGCGTTGCGTGA